The Oncorhynchus tshawytscha isolate Ot180627B linkage group LG30, Otsh_v2.0, whole genome shotgun sequence genome includes a region encoding these proteins:
- the LOC112249870 gene encoding galectin-9-like isoform X2, producing MDQQPFCNPSVPFTGCIQGGLHEGKTITVTGRVLPNAKRFHVNLQCGSKEKPDVALHFNPRYDESKHHVACNTMLSSKWGPEERKYYIPMTQEERFTLLFLVNRDTYSVIVNGAHFMEYLHRMSITQVDTIFVSGDVEIESIAFSNSAGLLKQPANQAVVM from the exons AGCGTGCCATTCACTGGCTGTATCCAGGGAGGTCTGCATGAGGGGAAGACCATCACTGTGACAGGGAGAGTCCTGCCAAATGCCAAGAG GTTTCATGTGAATTTGCAATGTGGCTCAAAAGAAAAACCTGACGTAGCCCTCCACTTCAACCCCCGATATGATGAATCCAAACACCATGTGGCCTGCAACACCATGCTGAGCTCTAAGTGGGGCCCAGAGGAGCGTAAATATTATATACCCATGACCCAGGAGGAAAGATTTACCCTCCTGTTCCTGGTCAACCGAGATACATATTCG GTGATTGTGAATGGTGCCCACTTCATGGAGTACCTGCACCGGATGTCAATCACCCAAGTGGACACCATCTTCGTGTCTGGGGACGTGGAGATCGAATCCATTGCCTTCTCCAACTCTGCA GGACTCCTGaaacaaccagcaaaccaggctgtcgtaATGTGA
- the LOC112249870 gene encoding galectin-9-like isoform X1 — translation MDQQPFCNPSVPFTGCIQGGLHEGKTITVTGRVLPNAKRFHVNLQCGSKEKPDVALHFNPRYDESKHHVACNTMLSSKWGPEERKYYIPMTQEERFTLLFLVNRDTYSVIVNGAHFMEYLHRMSITQVDTIFVSGDVEIESIAFSNSAVRTPETTSKPGCRNVNQWM, via the exons AGCGTGCCATTCACTGGCTGTATCCAGGGAGGTCTGCATGAGGGGAAGACCATCACTGTGACAGGGAGAGTCCTGCCAAATGCCAAGAG GTTTCATGTGAATTTGCAATGTGGCTCAAAAGAAAAACCTGACGTAGCCCTCCACTTCAACCCCCGATATGATGAATCCAAACACCATGTGGCCTGCAACACCATGCTGAGCTCTAAGTGGGGCCCAGAGGAGCGTAAATATTATATACCCATGACCCAGGAGGAAAGATTTACCCTCCTGTTCCTGGTCAACCGAGATACATATTCG GTGATTGTGAATGGTGCCCACTTCATGGAGTACCTGCACCGGATGTCAATCACCCAAGTGGACACCATCTTCGTGTCTGGGGACGTGGAGATCGAATCCATTGCCTTCTCCAACTCTGCAGTGA GGACTCCTGaaacaaccagcaaaccaggctgtcgtaATGTGAatcagtggatgtaa